The following are from one region of the Carassius gibelio isolate Cgi1373 ecotype wild population from Czech Republic chromosome A13, carGib1.2-hapl.c, whole genome shotgun sequence genome:
- the LOC128026141 gene encoding hypoxia-inducible factor 1-alpha inhibitor, protein MAAATVAEADPAETDGAAAAAFTDLRDTGWNESQLRQYTFPTRQIPRLSHTDPRAEVLINNEEPVVLTDTNLVYPALKWDIPYLQENIGNGDFSVYIAENHKFLYYDEKKMANFQDFVPKSRRIEMKFSEFVDKMHQTEKQGGKERVYLQQTLNDTVGRKIVVDFLGFNWNWINKQQAKRNWGPLTSNLLLIGMEGNVTPAHYDEQQNFFAQIKGHKRCILFPPDQFDCLYPYPVHHPCDRQSQVDFENPDYDKFPNFTNAVGYEAVVGPGDVLYIPMYWWHHIESLLNGGVTLTVNFWYKGAPTPKRIEYPLKAHQKVAIMRNIEKMLGEALRDPHEVGPLLNMMIKGRYDHGLS, encoded by the exons ATGGCAGCCGCGACCGTGGCTGAGGCGGACCCAGCAGAGACCGATGGAGCTGCCGCCGCCGCCTTCACAGATCTTCGCGACACAGGCTGGAATGAGTCGCAGCTTCGACAGTATACTTTTCCAACACGACAGATACCGCGACTATCCCATACAGATCCGCGTGCCGAGGTCCTCATCAATAACGAG gAGCCTGTTGTATTAACAGACACCAATTTAGTATATCCAGCTCTAAAATGGGACATACCCTACTTGCAAGAGAACATTGGAAATGGGGACTTCTCTGTTTACATAGCAGAAAATCACAAATTCTTGTATTATGACGAGAAGAAAATGGCAAACTTTCAGGACTTTGTACCCAAATCTCGTCGAATAGAGATGAAATTTTCTGAGTTTGTTGACAAGATGCATCAAACAGAGAAACAAGGTGGAAAAGaaag AGTGTACTTGCAACAAACTCTGAATGATACAGTCGGCCGAAAAATAGTGGTGGATTTCCTTGGATTCAATTGGAACTGGATTAACAAACAGCAAGCTAAACGAAACTGGGGACCGCTGACCTCAAATTTGCTGCTCATAGGCATGGAAG GCAATGTGACACCAGCACACTATGATGAGCAGCAGAATTTCTTTGCACAAATCAAAGGACATAAGAGATGCATCCTCTTTCCTCCAGACCAGTTTGACTGCCTCTATCCTTACCCAGTTCATCACCCATGTGACCGACAGAGTCAG GTCGATTTTGAAAATCCAGATTATGACAAGTTTCCTAATTTCACAAATGCTGTTGGATATGAGGCTGTCGTGGGACCAGGTGATGTCTTATACATCCCAATGTACTG GTGGCATCACATTGAGTCCCTGTTGAATGGAGGAGTGACCCTCACAGTAAACTTCTGGTACAAG GGGGCACCCACTCCAAAGAGGATAGAGTACCCTTTGAAAGCTCATCAGAAGGTGGCCATAATGAGGAATATAGAGAAGATGTTGGGAGAGGCCTTGAGGGACCCGCATGAG GTTGGTCCGTTGCTGAACATGATGATCAAGGGCAGATATGATCATGGACTGAGTTAA
- the LOC128026648 gene encoding protein Wnt-8b-like, whose translation MFMHLEVYYYAFILMAHMKSCCSWSVNNFLMTGPKAYLIYSSSVAAGAQSGIEECKYQFAWDRWNCPERTLQLSTHSGLRSANRETAFFHAISSAGVMYTLTRNCSLGDFDNCGCDDTRNGQRGGQGWLWGGCSDNVGFGEAISKQFVDALETGQDARAAMNLHNNEVGRKAVKGTMQRTCKCHGVSGSCTTQTCWLQLPEFREVGNYLKEKYHRAVKVDLLRGAGNSAASRGAIAETFSSISRKELVHLEDSPDYCLENRTLGLPGTEGRECLRKGKNLSKWEKRSCKRLCGECGLAVEERRAETVSSCNCKFHWCCAVKCDQCRKIVTKYYCVKRTKRVKNDSASRRKSYRLKKKH comes from the exons ATGTTCATGCATTTGGAGGTTTATTATTACGCTTTCATCCTGATGGCTCACATGAAGTCTTGCTGCAGTTG GTCAGTGAATAATTTCCTGATGACTGGCCCAAAG GCCTACTTGATCTACTCCAGCAGTGTGGCCGCAGGAGCTCAGAGTGGGATTGAAGAGTGCAAATATCAGTTTGCGTGGGACCGCTGGAACTGCCCAGAGAGGACTCTTCAGCTCTCCACCCACAGTGGACTCAGAAGCG CAAACAGAGAGACAGCGTTTTTCCATGCCATCAGCTCTGCTGGAGTCATGTATACCCTCACCAGGAACTGTAGCCTCGGTGACTTTGACAACTGCGGATGTGATGACACAAGGAACGGCCAAAGAG GTGGTCAGGGATGGCTATGGGGAGGCTGCAGCGATAATGTTGGATTCGGAGAGGCCATCTCCAAGCAGTTTGTGGATGCTCTGGAAACTGGACAGGACGCACGAGCCGCCATGAACCTGCACAACAACGAAGTAGGACGCAAG GCAGTGAAAGGAACCATGCAGAGGACGTGCAAGTGCCATGGAGTGTCTGGCAGCTGCACCACTCAGACCTGCTGGCTGCAGTTGCCAGAGTTTCGAGAGGTGGGTAACTACCTAAAGGAGAAATATCACAGGGCCGTGAAAGTGGACCTGTTGCGTGGCGCGGGCAACAGTGCAGCCAGCCGCGGCGCGATTGCGGAGACCTTCAGCTCAATCTCGCGCAAAGAGCTGGTGCACTTGGAGGATTCCCCTGACTACTGCTTGGAGAACCGCACTCTGGGCTTGCCAGGAACAGAGGGCCGCGAGTGCTTGAGAAAGGGCAAGAATCTGAGCAAATGGGAGAAGCGTAGCTGCAAGCGGCTGTGTGGAGAGTGCGGTCTGGCTGTGGAGGAACGCAGGGCCGAAACCGTGTCTAGCTGCAACTGCAAATTCCACTGGTGTTGCGCTGTAAAATGCGACCAGTGCCGCAAAATTGTCACAAAGTACTACTGTGTGAAGCGAACCAAACGGGTCAAGAACGATAGTGCCAGCCGTAGGAAAAGCTATCGGTTGAAGAAGAAGCACTAG
- the LOC128026142 gene encoding CUE domain-containing protein 2, with translation MDLQKIIHHALHDFISSYIPHADLSTLDDVILSYITGVLEDLGFQESVEENFDVEVFVEMLEAYIPGFSDIDSVKVCEMMFNLASKLASARDTESGEMKIEESKFPLSESSSLIHGGSREKTHNFTVQAEGATAKVTESSWDQQEQHLLEMFPKCSVTEARSALSIAKGDMEEAVRLIIEGDVQLKCSMSLDANQGKTVSAEVDQKLKASILEKYMLVDSEEDKIVHRPVTPKEAPKKLVRYHGSQVVTTKGERYHLVKKEEPDDMKKTYVSLKPARKYRFH, from the exons ATGGATCTTCAAAAAATAATCCACCACGCGCTGCACGACTTCATTTCTTCATATATTCCTCACGCGGATCTGAG taCGCTAGATGATGTGATTTTGTCCTACATCACTGGGGTGCTAGAAGATTTGGGATTTCAAGAAAGTGTGGAGGAGAACTTTGATGTAGAGGTGTTTGTTGAAATGTTGGAGGCCTACATTCCTGGTTTCTCAGATATTGACAG TGTCAAAGTCTGTGAGATGATGTTTAATCTGGCATCAAAGTTGGCCTCAGCCCGAGATACAG AATCTGGAGAGATGAAAATAGAGGAAAGTAAATTTCCCCTCTCAGAAAGCTCTTCTTTAATCCATGGAGGTTCAAGAGAAAAGACACACAACTTCACAGTACAGGCAGAGGGAGCCACAGCTAAG GTTACTGAATCATCGTGGGACCAACAGGAGCAACATCTTCTTGAAATGTTTCCTAAATGCAGTGTGACTGAGGCCAGAAGTGCATTGTCGATTGCTAAAGGAGACATGGAGGAAGCTGTTCGTCTCATTATTGAGGGAGATGTCCAGCTTAAGTGCTCAATGTCTCTCGAT gcaAACCAAGGGAAGACGGTTTCTGCTGAAGTTGATCAGAAACTTAAAGCAAGCATTTTAGAAAA GTACATGCTGGTTGATAGTGAAGAAGACAAGATAGTGCACCGACCAGTCACTCCTAAAGAA GCTCCTAAGAAACTGGTGCGCTATCACGGCAGTCAGGTGGTCACCACAAAGGGAGAGCGTTACCATCTAGTCAAGAAAGAAGAACCGGATGACATGAAGAAGACTTACGTTAGTCTCAAACCAGCACGCAAATATCGCTTTCATTGA